One genomic window of Daphnia pulex isolate KAP4 chromosome 12, ASM2113471v1 includes the following:
- the LOC124209755 gene encoding vascular endothelial growth factor receptor 1-like isoform X3 — MDWRLTHRQILIYGPTIRTKDSSSVRWRWICPACINAQLCTGETEPVFPRMKRLLTLYRFNVELEDSQWSYDPHEGFTINNPSLVHDHGYYECLARTNNNKNQTVSYFLIVQPATAGAPKPHINDAFATKIALHDNFQLNCSASYDPGVTIDLKWFVPHRDGIDGHRIRTGKLSVNKGIVGGMEQQIAHQVLNVANATAEDEGYYECQTIDHTGKFELTKVFIKIHGEDVSYVNISDFGLQSNLEQPANETIKWVVFYEAYPKPQITWSKGSRENIIRNTSSKYVIKDELKRTVLEIKEIGLADSGQYLLTVRTNRVEDTRNFTLRVKDKPMVKAHSDSQSKAIHLNERFYLSCHITAYPEATIELFFRECLPQRPCSENWKPLSLNQTSGSDKNSVNEENVKVTKVDFQTKKVSVVGRARVAGQYRCFARNSLGSTGSPEEKGTYVQIFVSDLSSDNPNGTEFIKSHPNNPVAGEKFNLTCGVLLQKFKQQISWSWTDSSGKTSVINNSQKPPGGELSNKLNKYSYVEVLMWQNISKAATGTYSCQTTSLENDSFNTSIAFQIISGQSPRIHNASNSEVSIDQFTELYLYCYADGLPIPKAEWIKDYGTVITEGVSETTSGSSLYIRYANISHAGSYTCRFKSIKGEDERTMLVEVREKPIHAGIIVAIAVVIAIVLVLIVVLARRIHQDKKRKEFFRANQLDIFDKGNPDSINPDLPIDEQTELLPYDKRWEFPRDRLKLGKQLGAGAFGRVVKGEAAGIDGMDTVTTVAVKMVRSHGNMIGLKALMSELKIMIHMGSHLNVVNVLGACTKSVTKGELLVIVEYCRYGNIQNYLIRNRSNFINQVDARGYINPSIGADLLVDAEAQRGYQVPRSPMRSQSDSNDYNSGSPTVATEMSFLSMSPTGGRQSDLVEGVDSNGHPTLTSIPSNASGNHPYPPWRSNYRGDYRDLPEQPLCTRDLLCWAFQIARGMDYLARRKILHGDLAARNVLLADNNIVKIADFGLAREVYRSGNYKKKGEGPLPVKWMAIESIVDRVFSTQSDVWSFGIVLWELFSLGKTPYPGMEADEQFFIRLQEGYRMDKPKYSPNKIHQFMKDCWEHDPTKRPDFLTLSEALGEQLDVSVRRHYIDLNDAYVESNNAKQSQTDYLSMMCPVNYVNIGSGASPMPLRPTYANIPSQDIMADDISGPSSDYLAMTSIGSPTRTIPGEDYLFMTNNAPVSPKSDNQSDSSNYEFKFPAKLRKINEESPNSVEMYPMLNRLSPSHSNHQTGPAVNNVNGFSNPNYQNPPVIKCSDLDDLPLSPKKPPLPATSQVIGNQLYMNISQQPPTRNEDDEPHYANPKNNARIV; from the exons ATGGATTGGAG ATTAACCCACAGACAGATCCTGATTTATGGTCCTACAATCCGCACGAAGGATTCATCGTCAGTGAGGTGGCGGTGGATATGTCCGGCATGTATCAATGCACAGCTGTGTACAGGCGAAACGGAGCCAGTTTTCCCTCGCATGAAACGATTACTTACGTTGTATCGGTTCAAC GTCGAGCTGGAAGACAGCCAATGGTCCTACGACCCACACGAGGGCTTTACCATCAATAACCCTTCGTTGGTGCACGATCACGGCTACTACGAATGCCTGGCTAGGACCAACAACAATAAGAACCAAACAGTCTCCTACTTCCTAATAGTTCAGC CTGCAACAGCTGGAGCTCCAAAACCGCACATCAACGATGCATTTGCCACCAAAATTGCTCTTCATGATAATTTCCAACTCAATTGCTCGGCTTCTTACGATCCCGGAGTAACCATCGACCTTAAATGGTTCGTACCGCATCGTGATGGAATTGAC GGCCATCGCATTCGTACCGGAAAACTGTCCGTTAACAAGGGCATTGTAGGAGGAATGGAGCAACAAATCGCTCATCAAGTGCTGAATGTCGCCAACGCTACCGCAGAGGATGAAGGTTATTACGAGTGTCAAACTATCGACCACACcggtaaatttgaattgaccaaggttttcatcaaaattcacg GTGAGGACGTGTCGTACGTTAACATCTCCGATTTTGGACTCCAGTCGAACTTGGAACAGCCGGCCAATGAGACCATCAAATGGGTCGTATTTTACGAAGCCTATCCCAAGCCGCAAATCACCTGGTCAAAAGGCAGCCGCGAAAACATCATTCGAAACACAAGTTCGAAATACGTTATCAAAGACGAATTGAAGAGAACAGTTTTGGAGATTAAGGAGATTGGACTGGCTGATAGCGGTCAATATTTGCTTACCGTGCGCACAAACAGGGTGGAAGATACGCGTAACTTTACCCTTCGAGTCAAAG ACAAACCAATGGTGAAGGCTCACTCCGATTCACAAAGTAAAGCGATCCACTTAAATGAGCGGTTCTATTTGAGCTGCCATATTACAGCTTACCCAGAGGCTACGATCGAACTTTTCTTTCGAGAATGTCTCCCCCAAAGGCCGTGCTCGGAAAATTGGAAACCCCTTTCATTGAATCAAACCTCTGGATCA GATAAAAATTCCGTGAACGAAGAAAACGTAAAAGTCACGAAGGTTGACTTTCAGACGAAAAAGGTGTCGGTGGTAGGACGTGCTCGGGTGGCAGGTCAGTACCGATGTTTTGCGCGCAATAGCCTGGGAAGCACAGGAAGCCCCGAAGAGAAGGGAACTTATGTCCAAATATTTGTCAGCGATTTATCGa GTGACAATCCGAACGGAACGGAATTTATTAAATCCCATCCGAATAACCCAGTAGCCGgcgagaaattcaatttgacgTGCGGCGttttattgcagaaattcaagCAGCAGATTTCCTGGTCGTGGACAGACTCTAGTGGGAAAACGTCTGTAATTAATAATTCCCAGAAACCTCCAG GTGGTGAACTATCAAATAAGTTAAACAAATACTCTTACGTCGAGGTGCTAATGTGGCAGAACATATCGAAAGCCGCCACTGGAACGTACAGTTGTCAAACCACTTCATTGGAGAACGATTCGTTCAACACTTCAATTgcttttcaaatcattt CTGGCCAATCTCCACGTATCCACAATGCTTCTAATTCGGAAGTATCAATCGATCAGTTTACCGAATTATATTTGTATTGCTATGCTGACGGCCTACCGATCCCAAAAGCTGAATGGATTAAG GACTACGGAACTGTTATAACGGAAGGAGTGTCAGAAACGACGTCTGGTTCATCACTGTACATTCGATACGCCAATATAAGCCATGCTGGCTCGTATACCTGCCGTTTTAAGAGCATCAAAGGCGAAGATGAACGCACGATGTTAGTGGAAGTTCGTGAAAAACCCATTCACGCCGGAATCATTGTCGCAATAGCCGTTGTCATTGCGATCGTATTGGTGTTGATCGTCGTTTTGGCCAGGAGAATCCACCAGGACAAA AAACGCAAAGAATTCTTCCGGGCGAATCAACTGGACATCTTTGACAAAGGGAACCCGGACAGCATCAATCCAGATCTGCCCATCGACGAACAAACCGAGTTGTTGCCTTACGACAAACGATGGGAATTCCCGCGCGATCGCCTCAAGTTGG GCAAACAATTGGGAGCGGGGGCCTTTGGTAGAGTGGTTAAAGGGGAAGCTGCCGGAATTGACGGAATGGATACGGTGACAACGGTGGCCGTCAAAATGGTCCGCTCTCATGGCAACATGATTGGATTAAAAGCCTTGATGTCAGAATTGAAAATTATGATTCATATGGGTTCCCATTTGAACGTGGTCAACGTCCTTGGAGCTTGCACGAAAAGCGTGACCAAAG GCGAATTACTGGTGATTGTCGAATATTGTCGCTACGGGAATATTCAGAATTACCTGATACGTAACCGAAGCAATTTCATCAATCAAGTAGATGCTAGGGGTTACATCAATCCATCCATCGGAGCAGATCTGCTCGTCGACGCTGAAGCGCA GAGAGGCTACCAAGTGCCACGGAGTCCAATGCGATCGCAATCGGACAGCAATGACTACAACAGCGGGTCACCAACTGTCGCCACTGAAATGAGTTTCCTGTCAATGTCGCCAACTG GAGGCAGACAATCGGATTTGGTTGAAGGAGTGGACAGCAACGGACACCCCACATTGACTTCGATTCCTTCCAACGCATCCGGCAACCATCCTTATCCACCTTGGAGGTCGAATTACCGTGGCGATTACCGCGATTTGCCGGAACAGCCTTTATGCACTCGAGACCTCCTCTGCTGGGCTTTTCAAATCGCCCGCGGTATGGACTATCTGGCCCGTCGGAag ATTCTTCACGGTGACTTGGCAGCACGTAATGTCCTCCTGGCTGACAATAATATCGTGAAAATAGCCGATTTCGGTCTAGCGCGCGAAGTCTATCGCTCTGGCAATtacaagaaaaagggagag GGACCCTTGCCAGTCAAGTGGATGGCTATTGAATCGATCGTCGATCGGGTGTTTTCGACCCAGTCGGACGTGTGGTCATTCGGCATCGTCCTCTGGGAGCTTTTCTCACTTGGAAAAACTCCTTATCCGG GAATGGAAGCGGATGAGCAATTTTTCATCCGGCTGCAGGAAGGCTATCGGATGGACAAGCCGAAATATTCGCCCAACAAGATTCACCAGTTCATGAAAGATTGCTGGGAGCACGACCCCACCAAACGGCCGGATTTCTTGACGCTGTCGGAAGCCCTGGGCGAGCAACTGGACGTTTCCGTTCGCCGTCACTACATCGATTTGAACGACGCCTATGTCGAGTCCAACAACGCCAAGCAGTCGCAGACCGATTATTTGAGTATGATGTGTCCGGTCAATTACGTCAATATCGGCAGCGGAGCTTCACCCATGCCGCTGAGACCGACTTATGCCAATATCCCGTCTCAGGACATTATGGCGGATGACATTAGcgg GCCATCGTCGGATTATTTGGCCATGACTAGCATCGGTTCGCCTACACGAACGATTCCAGGCGAGGACTACCTTTTCATGACCAACAACGCGCCAGTTTCGCCCAAAAGTGACAATCAGTCGGATTCCAGCAATTACGAATTCAAATTCCCGGCCAAATTGCGCAAGATCAACGAAGAGTCGCCCAACAGCGTGGAAATGTACCCGATGTTGAATCGATTGTCGCCTAGTCATTCCAACCATCAAACGGGTCCCGCCGTCAACAACGTCAACGGCTTCTCCAATCCCAACTACCAGAACCCACCTGTGATCAAGTGTTCCGACCTGGACGATCTTCCGCTATCCCCCAAGAAGCCACCACTACCCGCCACTTCGCAGGTCATTGGCAATCAATTGTACATGAACATTAGCCAACAGCCACCTACCCGGAATGAGGACGATGAACCGCATTACGCCAACCCTAAAAACAACGCCAGGATCGTTtga